The DNA window aacctcatgaacttcttagtgaaccaacgccacaagaaggatatactctttccctataacttcaagtgagtgttaataatgtcgatcatatccttaatggctcatatgttgattctagttaattaatgagtgttatgcgttatatcctataaacacatgcagcaatcactggatattgatggacatcgatctggtgaaaagtcacttgataatctatgactcgatgagaaaaccacaacaagactaccaagatatgatagatattatcctgaagtaatttcgggatctctagcaactatatatacacacaaacatgatgattaactatatctgatgacgtggcaaattttttattgggcagtgtttggaaaacctttattgagaagcaacacatggaaaaatgcaaagctccactgaatgtaatccctttgaaagtaagtcccctgaatcgcatcatctttattaattaaacatatagctttcaccggatcaccagattggatgacaaatctttttctcgtaaagtggtgtctaaggcaggaacaggggaacaactactgttgttactatatttgcaagtttatcaaggtgctctcccaaagaactcctacagagagactcaaagtacgttaaaaatacactatatattcatttaattattattattgattgtgttactatgtctttatatatatatatgtacatatattaatttattttcctttaattcaaacctgtagactcgatggttggaggaaaaggtcatacggcaagaccaaatcaaagcaattcaagagtctatagccggatttttttaatgagcaggtcatcgattccaagggcgagttctacttcgacccaacactgccattgaagccaagctagaggatgagaggaaacttgttatgtcacaacaactgtaatgcaatcttttgtaatatatgcacatgaaataatataatgtaaaatacacatatgcatgcatgcatgtaaatatatatatgatgcatatatatatatatatatatatatatatatatatatatatacatatatatatatatatatatatatatatatatttttctatgcttgaattgtgtgatttaatacgttcattgtgcttgaaccgaaacatactatatgcgcgtataaatgtataattagcagcgtacaatacgacttcgaaaacctattttgaaaagaaaacaaaaaaatgaaaaaaaatgaaaaaaacctttagtcccggttcgtattaccaaccgggactaaatgtgccggccatcgtggcatgtcaggaggcacctttagtcccggttggtgttacccaccgggactaaaggtcctcctttagtcccggtttctgacccgggactaaaggaccccctttagtcccggatgcttgctcccgggtggggaaccgggactagagggggttccccaccgggagtaaagctcggttttcTACCAGTGTTTATTTACATTAGATTTTGAAAAATATGTCCGTACATTGCAACCGGAGAAAAAAGATCAAATATTCATGGAAAACGGGCAAAAATGTTACATATCTATATATGTTTTACTTTTTGCATAGAATTTAAAAGCTATAGTATATTTCTATTTGTTTTGGACCTTTTTATTCCACCGTAGACTTGCATTGTGCTTCCGCGTGTCCTTCGGCTTGCTTCCGATCCGACTTCAAACTCAGGCAGGCGATTACAAACAGGACAGAAACACGTCCGTAACGACCTCTACCTTATTTAGCTCTGGTCCTTGATCGTGAGACCCATCCAATCTGAATAGATCATGGATAGAAGTCGTTAGGGAGGGTCAGACCAAAACAAATGGACCAAAAAAAGTGtaggaaattttgcctctttatcatagagatatagatatatagatagattTACAAAATGGGAGCATGCAAACTCAAAGCATATTTTTTTTTCCTTCTATTGACAAAATGGCAGCATGTAAACTCAAAGCATATGTGTGATTTACTGGTGTACCGGTATCAACTGCAAATCAAGCAAGCAGGAGATCGTCGACCCCTTCAGTTCAGCAAAGTATCTTGTTCTTGGCCAAATTAACATGAATTGGGGTGAGAAAATAATATGGGAAATTCAATAAAATCGCTGCAGTACATCCTTTGCTCTTATGCACTAGACTCGTGCAAAATCTGTATCTGAATATTTAAGGAGATCCTTATCTTAAACTTGTTTCCCTACTTGAATATTTTATCTACGGAAAGTGGAAATCCTTATCTGAGTATATCTGATCTTCCACGTGGATGCCTATCACGTTCATGATCAATTCCCACCATGTCTCCGGGCCCACCAGCAGCCTCACGTGACCCCGCTCCTAAACACCCGCGGCGCGGTGCCCGTGGAACTTGGAACAAAGTGTTTTGAGTTCACAAGAgtagttcagagttcagactCGTCGCGCTCGCACGCCGTCTCTCGCGCTGCTTAATCAGTTAGGGCTCGTCGATCCATCGCCGGCTCGACTTCTGATCTCGCGGGCGGAGGAGCGCGCCGGCGCGATGGCTCCGGATCCTGATTTGTCCGGCGGCGAGCAGGCGGAGCCGCCCGACGAGGTGGACGACCCCGACGTCGACGAGGTCGACCCCACCGGCCGCTACTTCCGGGTACGTGCTGCGCGGTCCGTCCGCCGTCCCTTCGCGTCTGCTGCTAATGTCGACATGTTGTTTAGTCTGGTCGGGTTGCTGGGTGGGTTCATCGCCTTTTAGCACGGGGGGCTTTCAGTTCCTGAATTTTGAATCTTGATTGCATCCTGCGCTACGAATTCGTCTGAAAAAATAGATCTTTCTGCCTGATCTCTGCGGTTTCGTGCGTGCATTGCAGTACAAGGAGGTCGTGGGATCAGGGGCCTTCAAGACAGTGTACCTCCCTTCCCTCTACTCAGCTGTTTATGCAGTAATCCAGTAGCAAATTAACTGACAGCAACTAGTTTCCTGAATTTCTGAGTGGATATTCGAGAAATCACAAAGATTCAGCCTTGAATGCCAGCTTCTTTTTGTTTAAAAAATATGAAGAAAGTGGGAATTATTGCTTGTGTTTGTTGATTCACGTGATCAATTTGGTGGCAGCTACAAAGGCTTCGACGTGGTGGAAGGCATCGAGGTGGCATGGGCTAAAGTGGAGATAAACGACCGGACCATGGGATCCCCCAAGGAGCTGCAGCGGCTCAAGACGGAGATCCAGCTGCTGCGGTCGCTCCAGCACAAGCACATACTCAAGCTCTACGCCTCATGGGTCGACAACAAGAAAAGGACCGTCAATCTCATCACTGAGCTGTTCACGTCCGGCAACTTGAGAGAGTATGTGAATATAACATAGCCCCTCCTCGTATGTGCTGCTACTGATGGAGTTTGATTCATTTTATTCTTTGTACCTTGTACCGTCTTTTGTGGCATGGTGAATGTTCAGTTATTTACCAACGGCAAACAAAATCTGAATAACTCTTtctttttcaaatttaaaatctgAATAGTTTATTGGTAATTTTAGTTTTCACTTTTCAGGGAACTAAAAGAAATACAAAGTTGGTTGCTTTTCCTTTCCATTCAGAAGGGACACAGCTGTACAGAAGTAGCTAGCTTCACCATCCCCTTCAATGATCTATTGTTGTGGTGTGGTTAGGTACCGTACGAAGCACAAGAAAGTTGACATGAAGGCAATGAGGCGATGGGCCAAACAGATACTGACAGGGCTAGCCTATCTGCACAGCCAGAAGCCACCAATCATACACAGGGACTTGAAGTGTGACAACATTTTCATCAATGGGAACCATGGGAAGGTTAAGATTGGGGACTTCGGTTTGGCAATGGTCATGCAAGAGAGGAAaacacagagtatacaaggtacgGTTTTGGCCACACTGCCACATATTTATGAAAACAAACGTGATATGTGGTGAGCTTGATATGGTTATCGGTAACATTTAACCTGAAACACAGGCACCTTAGAATTCATGGCACCAGAGCTCTTTGGTGAAAACTACAATGAATTGGTGGATATATACTCTTTCGGCATGTGTATGCTTGAGATGGTGACTGGTGAGTGCCCTTACAGTGAATGTCAGGGCTTTGTTCAGATATACAAGAAGATTTCTGAAGTAAGTGACCTATTACTTAGATAGTACTTGTCTACTTCAAGAGTTCGCTAGGAAGTACCCAGATAGTTCCTTTTTGTTGTATATGAATggtgctataatggtataattGCAGGGTATAAAACCAGTTGCTCTCTCCAAGGTCAAAGATGCTGAAGTAAGAAGTTTCATAGAGAGCTGCCTAGCTTCAGCAGCTGATAGATTGCCAGCAAGTGAGCTCTTGAAGAGCCCTTTTCTCATGAAAGATGACATCATCATCAATGATAATAAAACCTCTAATCCTGTGCAAGAACCAATAGCATTCCCGCCAAATTTGGATCTGGATCTTGAAGCCACACCCATTTTTGTATCTTTGCTACCAAATGGAACTGTTGATAACGGGAAGGGGTCTTTCAGCCTAGTGCTTCGAAGGGGTGGATTTGTATTGGAAGGAGATATGAGTGGTAGCAACCCTGTCAAGTTATTACTAAGGATTCCTGTCCCCAATGGTAATTACAAGCATCAAAATATCATCTTTGGATTCACATATCTCCATTTGTACCATGCACTGACGCTGCGTTTTTATTCTTTTGGCCTTGTACAGGTAAATGTAAGAACGTCGAGTTCGCATTTGACCTGGAGAATGATACAAGTCTTTCGGTGGCTACAGAGATGGTGCATGAGCTTGAACTACCTTCTTGGAGCATGCCTGTTGTGGCGAAGCTGGTAGATGCGTTCTTGCTCAAAACTGTTCGTGGTTGGAGGCCGTGTGTTCAGGTCGGTCAGATGATCCAGGCAGTGCAAAACACTGCATCCGCGAATGCAAAATGCATCTGAACCAATGTTTGTAGCTGATGCATTGTTCTGCCCCTTATGTAAATATGTCATGCTCGAATGCAACGCCAGGCGTTGCTGACTAAGCACATCTTCTTTTATCTGATGGCGGCGAAAGTTTGGGCATGATTACTAATTAGAATAGTGACATATTTCGTATTATTGTTGGTTCTTATTGATAGAAAGAGGCTTGAGGATAAGAGAATTTAAGAATCCTGTAACAGCGATCCTTGGTTTGCTCAGTTTTAAATGCCTTATTATGACTCGGTTGTGATGTGTTGCAGAGCCCGTAACAACTCATTTTAATAGTTTATCAAGTATCATTATATCTTctcaaaaaaaaatcaagtatCATTATAAACCAGGTACAATGACACTTgcaatttatttttgaattatatTATACTTTATTGATAAATTTATAAGTTATTACTTTAGATAAATTTATACCTTTTGATGTAACATTCCTAGTATATGACATATCAATAccaaataatttattttttaGCTCTATGTTTTTATAAAATAAAACTCCAGTACTTTCATAATTAATTCTTCAATATAGTGAATAAATTCAAAATCTTTAGTGTTGGTGCAAACTAAAATTATCATTTAGGTGAAAATGGGCCTCCCCCTATCTGATAGGAATTTGAAGGCCCATAGATCTCTTGCTCCTGGGCTAAGCTCCTGGGCTTCCTCTTTTTTGATATTGAAACAATCAATTTAGCCCCCTAGCTATTGCTGCTAGCCCACGCTCCAACGTTATATGCCAGTAGAGTATTCATTTCGTTAAGTGATTTTTAGACAAAATAAAGATCTTGACAAAAAGCCACCTTACGCCTCACTAATTGGAGGGAGCTGGGACTATTTCAGTTGTTACTCTCTTTATTTATCGGCTGTCTATTTTGGGTGACACGAAGTTTAAAAGGAATCTCAGTATTTTCTACCAAAAAACTAAAGAGAGAGGGGTTGAGAACACATaatacaatttttttttgaacaCGGGAAAGAGCTTATATTTCAACCATGATCGTTATTACAATCAGAGTCTAATGCTTCTGACGCGCAGGTCGGGACACCTTCAGACAGAAAACAAGATGAAAACACTCTCCTGCTAAATTGCCCTAAAACATGAGCCACTCCATTAGCACTCCTGTGACATTTTGTGACTTTGAAGTCTTGAAAAAGTCTCAGCACTTCTTTTGCCTGCTCGATGATGATGCAACTCGAGGAGTGATTTGGAATATTGCTTGTTGAGTGCTTGTACTGTAGCTAGACAATCATATTCTAGCCATATAGGTCCATAGAGGTCGATAGAGCCTTCTAGATACCCGTCAAAGCCGCTAGATTTTCAGCTTCTTCGACTGAGGAACATAAGTGGTCGCTAGTCCAGCCTAAGAAAACCACACCACTCAGATGATTCCAAGCAACAAAGCCCAATCCTGCCTGTCGCGTGATAGGATCAAAGCCTGCATCAACATTGAGTTTGATCCATCCTAGAGGGGGAGGTGTCCAAGGATACCTTTTTTGGATTGTTCTTTGATCATTCTGGCACATGAAATCTGGATTTGAAGTGCATGGGGTTTTTCCTTTAGCATTAACTGGAGGTGCAGTATCTCCACAAAGTTTCAGAGAGCGAAGAtagttttccaaaaaaaataccGAAACAGAGATGGGGCATTGGCCATTCCCGAACACATTGTCATTCCTGTGATGCCAGATTCTCCAGAACAGCAACATCAATTTTGCTCTGAGATCTTTGTTGGCGCTATCCAGAAGAGCTAGAACCCAACCAGGTCCTGTATAAGTGAAGGCTGAGTCACCAGGGAGGTTCCATGATTGGCGTAAAGCATGTCTAAGCGCAGATGCAAAAGTGCAGCAAACCATGGCATGATGACCATCTTTAGGTTCCATACCACATATTGGACAGGTAGCATCAGAGATTAGGTGATGGCTCAGCCTGTTAGATTGGACACCCAAACCATTACGGGCTAGCTTCCAAATAAAAACTTTTACTTTTTGTGGAACCGTGGTTTTCCATATTGTGTCAAAAATTTTCCAATCAACAGACCTGCTGGTTGTACAGTTGTTTTTTATCTTTCTTCCATAGCAAGTTTGTAAGCACTTCTAACAGAGAAGAGGCCGCTCTTTTCATAGTGCCATGCTAGGATGTCATCACCTTCAGACGCTGGTATTCTGAGATTGAGAATTTCCTCAGCTTCATGAAATAGGAACATTTTCAAGAATTTTTCAAGCCCCTTGGATTTTCAAGAATGAGGTCTGCCATTTTTCGTACTCTTGAATCTATAGGAGGACTTGAAATTTTCAGCGAGTCTGATCTTGGTATCCAGTTGTCCCTCCAAATTTTAATATTGTGTCCACTGTTTACTCTCCAAATGACTCCTTTTCTAGGAGATCTAGGCCATGTTCAATGCTCTTCCAGACTTGTGAGGAATTTTGGGGAAAGCTGCTATCTAGCAGATCACCAAAAGGAGAGTACTTTGCTTTTAGCAGTTTTGCACACAGGCTGTTGGGATATATAAGCCGGCGCCAGCCTTGCTTCGCTAGCAAAGCTTGATTAAATATTTTCAGATCTCTAAAGCCGATTCCTCCTCTCAACTTTGGCTTTGTAATTTGATCCCACCCTAACCAGTGAACCTTTCTCCTTTCATTTTCATCACCCCACCAGAAGTTCCTTATCATTTGTTCGAGATCATCACAAAGACCTAGAGAATTTAAACACGCTCATAGCATACGTGGGGAGGCTccatgttgacaccaaaatttggtaagcttacccTGGAGAGGAAAGTATCAACCGATGATGTCAAAGACATAAAAATCATATTTGCAAGCCAGCCACAGGTTCAGTTAAGCTGAGTCATTTACGATGTATTGCCGGGTAGACAAAGGTTATTTGATATTCCAAATACTCGGCAAGGAGACGCAGTCCAGTTTGATTAATCTACTATGGAGATCCTACGTGGACAAGTCCAAAAGAAGTATTATTGCCGATCTAGATAATCAGGAAAGGAAATAGGTCGGTGGTTGCTTGCAAGCAAAAGAAGTTACATGCATGCAGGATTGATCAGTCCAAGAGAAATCGTCAATTTGATCTTGCAAGATAATAGAGAAAGAAATCAAGGAATATACACATATATGGGCGTCCAGGTGCACATCAACGATGAGAAGCAAGGATGTGTATCTTGTATATGCGTATACGAGGCCGGCTAGGTGTCATACACATACTCAGCAAAATAATGTGTCTGCGTACAAAGACTTAAGACacgttgtcggtgttttggaccggcgggccctcaaccaactagtgaaaatgtactgcgtgcccctaatcccggatggtgatgcaaagagacacaaggtttatactggttcaggcaataggtgccctatgtccagtctgagagatcgatcttgtattccttgcaccaaggtgcttgtagtagggg is part of the Miscanthus floridulus cultivar M001 chromosome 9, ASM1932011v1, whole genome shotgun sequence genome and encodes:
- the LOC136483260 gene encoding probable serine/threonine-protein kinase WNK6, which produces MAPDPDLSGGEQAEPPDEVDDPDVDEVDPTGRYFRYKEVVGSGAFKTVYKGFDVVEGIEVAWAKVEINDRTMGSPKELQRLKTEIQLLRSLQHKHILKLYASWVDNKKRTVNLITELFTSGNLREYRTKHKKVDMKAMRRWAKQILTGLAYLHSQKPPIIHRDLKCDNIFINGNHGKVKIGDFGLAMVMQERKTQSIQGTLEFMAPELFGENYNELVDIYSFGMCMLEMVTGECPYSECQGFVQIYKKISEGIKPVALSKVKDAEVRSFIESCLASAADRLPASELLKSPFLMKDDIIINDNKTSNPVQEPIAFPPNLDLDLEATPIFVSLLPNGTVDNGKGSFSLVLRRGGFVLEGDMSGSNPVKLLLRIPVPNGKCKNVEFAFDLENDTSLSVATEMVHELELPSWSMPVVAKLVDAFLLKTVRGWRPCVQVGQMIQAVQNTASANAKCI